A genome region from Triticum aestivum cultivar Chinese Spring chromosome 2B, IWGSC CS RefSeq v2.1, whole genome shotgun sequence includes the following:
- the LOC123039602 gene encoding ervatamin-B-like: protein MEEEEQALAAMMEHEKALDAAMEEEGEAEPALQSQQANAAAATAGHRYGLFRRYLKPHVMAMAGLSTAGVGLWYTNKKLSRLDIGLWYDKVRNKSLLLSELGFWYDKIMKRDLPPSEIDWDVVPADYRVSEVDWVKACVVPSNDWVAEVDWVEAGVVSPVVRNQSHCGCCWAMVAAASVEAMHYLKTSKSISLSVQELIDCDTKSKGCDGGFIQNAFRYVQENGLSSESHYPYKVERSILGCKQNKTAAASRISGFRFVDPTEDALEKAVARQPVVVSLHCSDGLMRYYKGGIVDYEPVSGMTNEEHYVLIVGYGTDSNGVKYWRFKNSWGPNWGEGGFGRIRRHVDDERGALRIFLKPGVYPVLN, encoded by the exons TCTCAGCAGGCGAATGCTGCAGCTGCTACTGCTGGCCACCGCTATGGCCTTTTCCGCAGGTACCTCAAACCGCATGTCATGGCAATGGCCGGATTGTCTACAGCCGGTGTTGGACTTTGGTATACGAACAAGAAACTCTCCCGGTTAGACATTGGACTTTGGTACGATAAGGTTAGGAACAAGAGCCTCCTCCTGTCAGAGCTTGGATTTTGGTACGATAAGATTATGAAAAGGGACCTACCTCCGTCAGAGATTGACTGGGATGTCGTCCCTGCGGATTACCGTGTCTCCGAAGTTGACTGGGTCAAAGCTTGTGTCGTCCCTTCGAATGACTGGGTCGCTGAGGTTGATTGGGTTGAAGCCGGTGTGGTCTCTCCGGTTGTGAGGAATCAAAGCCATTGTG GCTGCTGTTGGGCGATGGTTGCTGCAGCTTCAGTCGAAGCTATGCATTACCTAAAGACCTCCAAGTCAATCTCGCTATCTGTTCAAGAGCTCATCGACTGTGACACAAAGAGCAAAGGGTGTGACGGCGGCTTCATACAGAATGCCTTCAGGTATGTACAAGAAAATGGGCTCTCAAGTGAATCCCACTACCCATACAAGGTTGAGAGGAGTATATTGGGTTGCAAGCAGAACAAAACAGCAGCAGCATCAAGGATATCTGGGTTTCGATTTGTCGACCCAACCGAGGATGCTCTAGAGAAAGCGGTAGCTAGGCAGCCTGTGGTTGTCAGTTTGCACTGTTCCGATGGCCTGATGAGGTACTACAAAGGAGGCATCGTGGATTATGAACCTGTCAGCGGCATGACCAACGAGGAACACTATGTCCTGATTGTTGGTTATGGCACCGATTCCAATGGCGTCAAATACTGGCGCTTCAAGAACTCGTGGGGGCCAAACTGGGGCGAAGGGGGGTTTGGGAGGATCCGTAGGCATGTTGACGACGAACGAGGAGCGTTGCGTATTTTCCTGAAACCAGGAGTATATCCAGTGCTTAATTAA